TTAATTAAATGAGCAGGTGGCTAGGccggctggtggaggaggaagTCGGCGTCCTCCTGGAGCCTCTGCATCGGCTCCGGCTGCAGCGCCAGCTCGACGTCGATGCCTCCGTCGCCGGCGCGGGCCGGGTAGAGGTAGACCATGCCGTCGAACTTGTTGTTGCCGCCGCTGCGCACGCGCTCGGGCCTGCCGAAGCCGAAGTCGACGTCGTACACCTTGAAGCGCGGGGAGCTCCCCACGGCGACGCAGTTGGGCCCGGCGTCGCTGTAGTGGAAGAGCTTGGGCGCGGCCTCGTACTCCTCGAGCCTCcgcgtgacggcggcggcgtcgtggtCGTCGATGGCCTTCTGCAGCAGGCCGGCCGCCAGCTCGGGGGGCCCGCCCAGGAGCATCCCGGCGGGCACGCCCGTGAAGACGGCCTGGATGAGGTTGCCGAAGTAGGCGGGCGGGAGCGGCGGGTCGAGGCGGGCGCGGCAGTCGGCGAAGACGGCGAAGGCGGTGATGTCGGCGGGGCCGAGGCCGCGGGCGCGGGAGACGGCGCGCCAGAGGTGCGCGCCCAGGGACTGGAAGGTGGAGAAGGGcttggcggccggcgggagcgcGGCGTTGGCGGCCGCCTTGATGCGCGCCACGGTCGCCGCCGGGAAGGAGAAGACGCGGGCCACCAGAGGCTTCTTGGGCCCGTTGGGGTCCGTCTTCTCGTGGGCCTCGGCGGACTCGGGGAGGTCCAGGCGCACGCGGACGGGCCGGGCCAGGGAGCGCTCGTGGATGGGCTGCGGCACCAGGGATGATGGGCTGCTCGTGCGGCAGAGCTGGGCCCAGTAGGACATGAAGTGCCAGGTCGAGGTGCCGTCCAGCACGGCGTGGTTGAAGGCGCAGCCCACGGCCAGGCCGTCCTTGAGCTTCGtcagctgcatgcatgcatgcataggagcttgggttgggttgggtaaCAATGCATACAAACCACCAAGATCTACTATTTACAATTTTACGACAGCAATACACTTCCACTGGTACTGTCAAGGGCCTGTTTCCTTTCCTAGAATTCTAGCAAAGGTACGTTTTCTATACTCCGCATCAAGACCTAAATTAAGTCTATCAGCAAAACCTCTACAGAGATGGGTGCAaattttcgcgatgaatctaatgacggtgctacagtaaccattctctaatcacaCAGTCAAGAGCCTCGTTAGATCCGTCTCATGCTATAGTAACCTATTTCTAGAgctggttttgtaaactgactttatttgactCGTAATTAACGATCAAATTGTTACTATTCCTGAAATTCCAGGAAACCAAACAAACAAGCAAGCATGGGCGatgtaaaaaaaaatagcaGCGAGTAGTAGTGAATGCAGCGGTGCATTTGTATTCAAGACTCATTTACTCTGGGATTTATTGCGGACCGGTCCACTTTGGGACCAGCTTCAAATAAAACTACTGCCATATCATCTTCCTATATATTCTAGTCTGATATACTCCGACTTACAAATACAGAACActaatatatataattataattatatatataacatCATCAAGGGATTTAATTTGTTTTGATTTTGGACGATAATCATGTGTATGTCGTATGCGcagatctatctatctatctggcATGCATGATGGCTGGCTGTGATATATGCACGCAAATAAATGATCCAAATATATATAATGCATATACGTATCGTATACTGACCTGGACAGCCAGCAGCGGGCGGCGGAGCCCCTCGAGGTTCATGACGCCGGTGTATGGCACCAGCTGCTGCATGACCCTCTCGCCGCAGTCCCCTCCGGATCCGGCGAGTTCGTCCACGGCGAcgccctcggcctcggcctccagGACCTCGGCGCCCTCGTCGCCCTCCACGGCGAGCGCGCCGTCGGCGTCCTGGCGgatgcggccggcgagcgggtaGAAGACGCGGAGCGCGTCGGAGAGCGCGGCCGTGATGCGCGCAGCGGCGTCGGGGAAGTCGACCGTGCGGTACAGGAGCAGCTTCTGGTTGTAGTAGAAGGTGATGTAGGGGAGGTCGAAGGTGGCCAGGACGCACCGGCTCTTGCCGGGCGCCACCGTGCGCCTGCCCGTCACGCTCACTGCTGCTACCTGctccttgctgctgctgctgccattcTCGACGGCCGCCATTGTCGCTAGCTGTGCTTGCTTGCTTGTTACCTGCAGCTTCGAGCTGATGAGCTAGCTAGCACTAGTATGGTAGTGTGAAGGCAGGCAGCCAGGCAGTGAGAGGTGGGTGAGTGATATAGGGATAGATCCAGgaaggatggaggaggtggtgggttGGGCATTAATGGAGGTGGTGGGGTGGAACACGTACGTACGTACGATGAGCTAGCGAGTGAGATCGATCGGGAGAGGAAAATGGCGGCCGGGGAAGAAGGAAAGAAGGATGGCAATGATGATGGGTTGGTGCTCGATCGATCAGTGCAGTGAGTGCTCTGCTGCTGGATGGGAGGCCAATGAAttgaaggaggaggaagaaaggtcGTGTTTGGTTGCACCGTAAAAAAGTTTTGATGAAATTGTGATGTGATGGGTACCAAACATTTGGCCAAAGTGATGGCGATGGTTGATGGTTCGGTTGGAAGGAGGAGGTGCGCATTTATGACCGGAGCAGCCGGACTTGATGGTTGGCAGCAGCGGAGCATCACAGGCCAGAGgctcttcttttccttttcctttgaccgtgtttggttagaaaagcatgatttttttttcacttttatcattaatttagagtatcaaataaagtctaattataaaactatctCCACAACCCtatgtaaatcgtgagacgaatctaatgaggcctttaaccgcgtgattagaagatagttactgtagcatcactatatcaaaccatcaattaattaccgtcattagattcatctcgaaaagttacacccgtccctgaaaagatttcgcaaatagactttatttagtactccatgcatatgagatttttttctcgaaaaaTGTGCGCGAAATTTACCAAACACCGCCTTTGTTTGCCCGGCCGCCCGCGTCCGGGTAGCCGCTCCACGTCCGATCGATCCACCACCTAATTCATTAAGCGCCTCATTTGGAATTAAGGTATGCCACTTGCTCCGACGATCCTCCTCTACTATATATACAATGATGATGAATACCATTTAccaaaaccaaaagatgcaaaCAGCAAGGAGGAGTACTACATATGCATAGATATGACTATACAAATTTTGTATGCTTGTGGTTGTGTTTTTTCTCTATATATACTAACATAGAAGTACAGCACACGTGCATAGAAATATTTCATATACACTCTTGGGCAGAATATATATCGTGAAATGACCTCGCTCTGTTCGTTtgacttgtcagccaaccagccagtattacggttctctcatactaaatcagcaccatcCACCAACTACCGTCCAACGAACACAGCGACACATGTACACATAAACATGAGAAGACAGTAAGGCAATCGTGAGTATTTGACTACAcatgcaatttttttaaaagtatATGTAATCAGTAATCAACCTGAAAATTAGCAAATGAGCGAGTTTGTAATTAATACTGTGAGATGTGATCATTCTAAATTGCATGAATCCTCATTTGTACTTGGGAAtacattaaaaaaattaatatcCATACGCCTGATATAATGGCTATGCAAATATTTTTCTGGATGAGCTGAACAATCCATTTTTGTGTCATCAATTGTGGAGGCTAGAGATGCAAACAGGGCGGGTTGTGCCGCAAACTCGCTGGGTAAGCCCGCGCGGCAAACTCGCTGTCCACGCGGATTTACCGAGCGGCGCCACGGGCCCCGCCACACAAGCCAGCCAGCAGGCTCCCTTGCGGCGGCAGTGACGCTTCTTGGGTTTAGGAGAACTCCGGCTCTAATCTTCATCAGGGGAATCAACCTTCCAATCGCTGTCCTGATACTACGTTGAAACAGGATGGGAGCATCTCGCGTTTCAAGCTAGCGCTCGCCGCGTTCTGAACTGTCTGGTCAAGCAAATCTCATGCTTCCCATTCCATATAATTATATTAATCCTATTGTGTTTCATGTTTTGATTTGCTTTCGTTGCTGCTCTATTTGATCAAGTGCCGTTGAAAGTTAGTAAGCTTGTTGATGGCAGTATATATGGAATTCACACTTACCGAGAAAAATTACTGAATCAAATACAGCTATACAGCATCGTTAAGCTCTTCGGAAAATTGAGATTGGCACCGTACTCCCTCAGTATTGGTAAAGGAAGTCGTTTAGGACAGCGGTATGatctccaaaacacaactttgactttttatttttttaaaaaatatttatagaaaagtgaTATATATAAACTTTTATGAAAAtaattttcaagacaaatctattcatataatttacATATTTGtaaactcaacaacttaaaagttattgatgatttatattTCCAATGTTTGACCTAAACCTTGTACAAAACGACTTCCTTTaccaatacggagggagtatctttTTTTCTCATGTTCTTGTTCATTGGCTAGTTCACTTTGATCGGAGTTATACTTTGGCTGGTGTGGATCTTCAGTTGCATACTTGCAATTACTCAGTTAGCCTCCACCTGATGCAGTTGACATGCGCCTTTAGCTAACCAGCTGGCAGCTGCACATGCACGCTAGGTGCTGACGTGCAATGCTGGGCTTCCCGCAAAATCGGCTGCAGGAAAAttggcgtcttttttatttttatattttttttaaaaaaaattacagaaatatatttttgattttagattttattctatacccctaccgcccggcagggaggcgatagggacctatatgtaaataaaaataaatttgtttTGCGTAGAGGtccttggagggagcctgccgccccctgccgggcgtcaggccccctgccgccccctgccgggcgtcaggccccctgccgccccaccagttggcggcagggggcctgccgcccggcggggggcggcaggcttcctccccaaatataaaactccgccccTTCTCTCTGCGctctcattttctgcccacgagatccagagaggggaagggagagaggaggggtgagggaggttaaaaaaccggcgaagccctgcaggattttggatccgaaccgcaggtaaccaatatttctcaactttttcattccatatttttttgtatgtttaattttatgattagtattttttattattgtaagcacttagggttcggattagtggttataattgaaggcatagtatatttgtagatattagattaattaaaatgaaatctttgcatggc
The Panicum virgatum strain AP13 chromosome 6N, P.virgatum_v5, whole genome shotgun sequence genome window above contains:
- the LOC120678924 gene encoding BAHD acyltransferase DCR-like; the encoded protein is MAAVENGSSSSKEQVAAVSVTGRRTVAPGKSRCVLATFDLPYITFYYNQKLLLYRTVDFPDAAARITAALSDALRVFYPLAGRIRQDADGALAVEGDEGAEVLEAEAEGVAVDELAGSGGDCGERVMQQLVPYTGVMNLEGLRRPLLAVQLTKLKDGLAVGCAFNHAVLDGTSTWHFMSYWAQLCRTSSPSSLVPQPIHERSLARPVRVRLDLPESAEAHEKTDPNGPKKPLVARVFSFPAATVARIKAAANAALPPAAKPFSTFQSLGAHLWRAVSRARGLGPADITAFAVFADCRARLDPPLPPAYFGNLIQAVFTGVPAGMLLGGPPELAAGLLQKAIDDHDAAAVTRRLEEYEAAPKLFHYSDAGPNCVAVGSSPRFKVYDVDFGFGRPERVRSGGNNKFDGMVYLYPARAGDGGIDVELALQPEPMQRLQEDADFLLHQPA